In Niveispirillum cyanobacteriorum, the following proteins share a genomic window:
- the modA gene encoding molybdate ABC transporter substrate-binding protein codes for MARSRLPSFLIAVSLAFAPAAWAKDTTVYAAASLKTALDEALVAYRDQTGGTATAAYAASSALARQIEAGAPADIFMSADQEWMDYLVKAGLVQADSRFTFLGNQLVLVMERSQARRLTIDGNLDIAALLNGRRLAVGDVNAVPAGRYAKAALTKLGLWSQVSDKLAPAENVRAALALVARGEAGAGIVYATDARVEPGVAIVGVFPADSHAPIEYPVALLKGADKAASQPLLDFLKTDEGRRHFINQGFTVLTK; via the coding sequence ATGGCCCGTTCCCGCCTTCCCTCGTTCCTCATCGCCGTGTCATTGGCCTTCGCACCGGCGGCCTGGGCAAAGGATACGACCGTCTATGCCGCCGCCAGCCTGAAGACGGCGCTGGACGAGGCATTGGTGGCCTACCGGGACCAGACGGGCGGTACCGCCACCGCCGCCTATGCCGCCAGTTCTGCTCTGGCCAGGCAGATCGAGGCGGGGGCACCGGCAGATATCTTCATGTCAGCCGATCAGGAATGGATGGATTATCTGGTCAAGGCCGGGCTCGTGCAGGCCGACAGCCGCTTCACCTTCCTGGGCAATCAACTGGTCCTGGTCATGGAGCGGTCGCAGGCAAGGCGCCTGACCATTGATGGCAATCTGGACATTGCCGCCCTGCTGAATGGACGGCGGCTGGCCGTGGGCGATGTCAACGCGGTGCCGGCGGGACGCTATGCCAAGGCGGCACTGACCAAGCTGGGCCTGTGGTCCCAGGTATCGGACAAGCTGGCACCTGCTGAAAATGTCCGCGCCGCCCTGGCGCTGGTGGCACGGGGAGAGGCCGGGGCCGGCATCGTCTATGCTACCGATGCGCGGGTTGAACCCGGCGTGGCCATTGTTGGCGTCTTCCCCGCCGACAGCCACGCGCCGATCGAGTATCCTGTGGCCCTGCTGAAGGGGGCGGACAAGGCTGCCAGCCAACCGCTGCTCGATTTCCTGAAGACAGACGAGGGGCGGCGTCACTTCATCAATCAGGGCTTCACGGTGCTGACCAAATAA
- a CDS encoding ribbon-helix-helix domain-containing protein, with translation MQVSVTGPWAGFINEAVASGELDSPDAVVAAGLSLLKSREARLTELRRIVDDALAEGGELSEAEVDAVLAERIKELQTRGL, from the coding sequence ATGCAGGTATCTGTTACCGGACCCTGGGCAGGGTTTATTAACGAAGCCGTCGCTTCCGGCGAGTTAGACAGCCCAGACGCCGTTGTCGCGGCGGGCCTTTCCCTGCTTAAATCTCGTGAAGCACGGCTGACCGAATTGCGCCGTATCGTGGACGACGCCCTCGCAGAAGGTGGTGAGCTTTCGGAGGCAGAGGTTGACGCGGTCCTTGCCGAACGGATCAAGGAATTGCAGACCCGTGGCCTCTAG
- a CDS encoding CarD family transcriptional regulator, whose protein sequence is MSESLDFTTGDHVVYPAHGVGQIIGIETHSIADMSVTLYAIQFEKERMTLKVPVAKAKASGLRRLSTKDRIKAAMETLQGPSKIKRIMWSRRAQEYEAKINSGDPVSIAEVVRDLYRGEDQSDQSYSERQIYHAALERLARELAVVEKIDERKATEKLEAVLSKAA, encoded by the coding sequence ATGTCCGAAAGCCTAGATTTCACCACCGGGGATCACGTTGTGTATCCGGCCCACGGCGTGGGCCAGATCATCGGGATCGAAACCCACAGCATCGCCGACATGAGCGTGACGCTGTACGCCATCCAGTTCGAAAAGGAACGGATGACGTTGAAGGTTCCCGTGGCGAAGGCCAAGGCCTCGGGCCTGCGCCGCCTGTCGACCAAGGACCGGATCAAGGCCGCCATGGAGACGCTGCAGGGCCCCAGCAAGATCAAGCGCATCATGTGGAGCCGCCGCGCCCAGGAATATGAAGCGAAAATCAATTCCGGCGACCCGGTTTCCATCGCGGAGGTCGTGCGCGACCTGTATCGTGGTGAGGACCAGTCCGATCAGTCCTACAGCGAACGTCAGATTTATCACGCAGCATTGGAGCGTCTGGCCCGCGAGCTGGCCGTTGTCGAGAAGATCGACGAGCGCAAGGCCACCGAAAAGCTGGAAGCCGTGCTGAGCAAGGCAGCTTGA
- a CDS encoding iron-containing alcohol dehydrogenase, translating to MIATILVPPIMEIGGGAVQRLPGVLARLGVHRPLLVTDPFMRDHGHADRLLAPLRDAGLDPGLFADTVPDPTTDVIAAGAALLRDGGYDGMIALGGGSPIDTAKAMALLAANGGRMRDYKVPNPIPKPCMPVIAIPTTAGTGSEVTRFTVITDTETDEKMLIAGPGLVPAAAIIDYELTLSCPPRLTADTGIDALTHAIEAYVSVKASPFTDAMAIAAMGRIAPWIRTACADPADRTARENMMLGATLAGMAFSNASVALVHGMSRPIGAFFHVPHGLSNAMLLPAVAAWSLPGSITRYADCARAIGAAEPGQDDETAAGELVAALRRLNADLQVPTPKQYGIDPARWEELLTTMAEQALASGSPNNNPRVPSVADMVALYRESWG from the coding sequence ATGATCGCCACCATCCTGGTGCCACCCATCATGGAAATCGGCGGCGGGGCCGTGCAGCGGCTGCCGGGAGTTCTGGCCCGGCTCGGTGTGCATCGCCCCCTGCTGGTCACCGATCCCTTCATGCGCGACCATGGCCATGCCGACCGGCTGCTGGCCCCGCTCCGGGACGCGGGCCTCGACCCCGGCCTGTTCGCCGATACCGTGCCCGACCCCACCACCGATGTGATCGCCGCCGGTGCCGCCTTGCTGCGCGATGGTGGCTATGACGGGATGATCGCGTTGGGCGGTGGGTCGCCCATCGACACGGCCAAAGCCATGGCCCTGCTGGCCGCCAATGGCGGTCGCATGCGCGACTACAAGGTGCCGAACCCGATCCCGAAGCCTTGCATGCCCGTCATCGCCATCCCCACCACCGCCGGCACCGGGTCGGAGGTAACGCGCTTCACCGTCATCACCGACACCGAAACGGATGAGAAGATGCTGATCGCGGGGCCGGGTCTGGTGCCCGCCGCCGCCATCATTGATTATGAACTGACCCTGTCCTGTCCCCCGCGCCTGACCGCCGATACCGGCATCGACGCTCTGACCCACGCCATCGAGGCCTATGTCAGCGTGAAGGCCAGCCCCTTCACTGATGCCATGGCCATCGCCGCCATGGGCCGCATCGCGCCCTGGATTCGTACCGCCTGTGCCGACCCCGCCGACCGGACCGCGCGGGAGAATATGATGCTGGGCGCCACTCTGGCCGGCATGGCCTTTTCCAACGCTTCGGTGGCCCTGGTGCATGGGATGAGCCGGCCCATCGGCGCCTTCTTCCATGTCCCGCACGGCCTATCCAACGCCATGCTGCTGCCCGCCGTCGCGGCCTGGTCACTGCCGGGGTCCATCACCCGCTATGCCGACTGCGCCCGCGCCATCGGGGCGGCGGAGCCGGGACAGGATGACGAGACGGCAGCGGGCGAATTGGTCGCGGCCCTGCGCCGCCTGAACGCCGACCTGCAGGTTCCCACACCCAAACAGTACGGCATCGACCCCGCACGCTGGGAGGAATTGCTGACCACCATGGCCGAACAGGCCCTGGCGTCCGGTAGCCCCAACAACAACCCACGCGTACCCAGCGTGGCCGACATGGTAGCCCTCTATCGGGAAAGCTGGGGTTGA
- the cdd gene encoding cytidine deaminase, with product MTSPAPDLFAAALATRAHSHSPYSGFKVGAAIRSESGRIHAGCNVENAAYPQGQCAEATAIGLMVAAGDRRIVEIVVVGGEAGSGLMCTPCGGCRQRIREFAGPDTPIHVYDAGSHRRSFTLGELLPFSFGPDNLGF from the coding sequence ATGACCAGCCCCGCCCCCGACCTGTTCGCCGCCGCCCTTGCCACCCGCGCCCATTCCCATTCCCCCTATTCAGGGTTCAAGGTGGGGGCGGCCATCCGATCGGAAAGCGGGCGCATCCATGCCGGCTGCAATGTCGAGAATGCCGCCTATCCACAGGGTCAATGCGCCGAGGCCACGGCCATTGGCCTGATGGTGGCTGCCGGCGACCGCCGCATTGTCGAGATCGTAGTGGTGGGCGGGGAGGCCGGGTCCGGCCTGATGTGCACACCTTGCGGCGGCTGCCGTCAGCGCATCCGGGAATTTGCCGGCCCCGACACGCCCATCCATGTCTATGACGCGGGTAGCCACCGCCGCAGCTTCACCCTGGGCGAGTTACTGCCCTTCAGCTTTGGTCCCGACAATCTGGGGTTCTGA
- a CDS encoding RNA polymerase factor sigma-32, translating into MASIDDPETQRANLAFIRASMKEPLLARDHELDLARRWREKGDEKALHELVRSYTRLVISTATRFRHYGIPMGDLVQEGNVGLMQAAGRFEPERDVRFSTYAAWWIRSAMQDHILRNWSIVRTGTTAAQKSLFFNLRRLRAKIADNPSSDHLSTDARQQIARELDIDAREVETMEMRLAACDQSLNATMAMDGEAEWQDILPDSRPNPEDVVIGMRDGRMRSKWLAEALGELSPRERQIIAERRLRDEGATLEELGRVLGVSKERVRQLESRAMNKLRASMMKRVADGRDLFMEA; encoded by the coding sequence ATGGCGTCCATCGACGATCCCGAAACCCAGCGCGCCAACCTGGCTTTCATCCGCGCCTCGATGAAAGAACCGCTGCTGGCCCGTGATCACGAGTTGGATCTGGCCCGTCGCTGGCGGGAAAAGGGGGACGAGAAGGCGCTGCATGAGCTGGTGCGTTCCTACACCCGTCTGGTGATCTCTACCGCGACGCGTTTCCGCCATTACGGCATCCCCATGGGCGATCTGGTGCAGGAAGGCAATGTCGGCCTGATGCAGGCGGCGGGCCGGTTCGAGCCGGAGCGCGATGTCCGCTTCTCCACCTATGCTGCCTGGTGGATCCGGTCGGCCATGCAGGACCATATCCTGCGTAACTGGTCTATCGTGCGTACCGGCACCACGGCGGCACAGAAGTCGCTATTCTTCAACCTCCGTCGCCTGCGTGCCAAGATCGCCGACAATCCGTCGTCTGACCATCTGTCCACCGATGCGCGGCAACAGATCGCCCGCGAACTGGATATCGACGCGCGTGAGGTGGAGACGATGGAGATGCGGCTGGCCGCCTGTGACCAGTCGCTGAATGCCACCATGGCGATGGATGGCGAAGCCGAATGGCAAGACATCCTGCCCGATAGCCGCCCCAACCCCGAGGATGTGGTGATCGGCATGCGCGACGGGCGCATGCGGTCCAAGTGGTTGGCGGAGGCGCTGGGCGAACTGTCGCCGCGCGAACGTCAGATTATCGCCGAACGCCGCCTGCGCGATGAAGGAGCGACGCTGGAAGAACTGGGCCGTGTGTTGGGCGTGTCCAAGGAACGTGTGCGCCAGCTGGAAAGCCGCGCCATGAACAAGCTGCGCGCCAGCATGATGAAGCGCGTGGCCGATGGCCGCGACCTGTTCATGGAAGCGTGA
- the deoC gene encoding deoxyribose-phosphate aldolase, giving the protein MSGTEITLVDIASRVLPLLDLTSLNDADDADSTAVLCAKAVTPVGNVAAVCLWPSFIPQAKQALSGSGVKVATVVNFPGGSLPADKVVDQIARALADGADEIDVVMPYAAVMAGMGGDQRAQDHLAACREACGPVTMKVILESGALAKPALIERAAQVAVAAGADFLKTSTGKVPAGATPGAARIMLTACREAGRPVGFKASGGIRDVETAAQYLALADEICGPGWASPATFRFGASGLLDALLGVLGQGPAVTVTAGY; this is encoded by the coding sequence ATGTCCGGTACCGAAATAACCCTTGTAGATATCGCCAGCCGCGTCCTGCCATTGCTGGACCTGACCAGCCTGAATGACGCGGATGATGCCGACAGCACCGCCGTCCTGTGCGCAAAGGCCGTGACGCCAGTGGGCAATGTGGCGGCGGTCTGCCTCTGGCCGTCATTCATTCCGCAAGCGAAACAAGCCTTGTCTGGCAGTGGTGTGAAGGTGGCGACGGTGGTCAATTTCCCCGGCGGGTCGCTGCCGGCGGACAAGGTGGTGGACCAGATCGCCCGCGCCCTGGCCGATGGGGCGGACGAGATCGACGTGGTCATGCCCTATGCCGCTGTGATGGCCGGCATGGGCGGTGATCAACGGGCCCAGGACCATCTGGCCGCCTGCCGGGAGGCCTGTGGGCCGGTGACCATGAAGGTCATCCTGGAAAGCGGGGCGCTGGCCAAGCCGGCCCTGATCGAGCGCGCCGCGCAGGTGGCGGTGGCCGCCGGGGCGGATTTTCTGAAAACATCCACCGGCAAGGTGCCGGCGGGCGCCACGCCGGGGGCAGCCCGCATCATGCTGACCGCCTGTCGCGAGGCCGGGCGGCCCGTGGGCTTCAAGGCGTCGGGCGGTATCCGCGATGTGGAGACGGCGGCCCAGTATCTGGCCCTGGCGGACGAGATCTGCGGGCCGGGTTGGGCATCGCCGGCGACGTTCCGCTTTGGCGCGTCGGGCCTGCTGGATGCGCTGCTGGGCGTGCTGGGCCAGGGGCCGGCGGTCACGGTGACAGCGGGCTACTGA
- the modB gene encoding molybdate ABC transporter permease subunit, whose product MGSFTAEEMTAIWLSVKVACWATAVSLGPGILVAWLLARRSFPGRILLDALVHLPLVLPPVVTGYLLLLLFGRKGPVGQVLAEFGIVFAFNWTGAVLACSVMAFPLLVRAIRLSMEAVDTRLEDTAAGLGAPPWAVFLTVTLPLSLPGILSGAILCFAKALGEFGATITFVAAIPGVTQTLPAAIYGLTQMPGGDAAALRLTLVAALIAILAVTASELLARRVRRRVEGRDA is encoded by the coding sequence ATGGGGAGCTTCACGGCGGAGGAAATGACGGCAATCTGGCTGTCGGTAAAGGTGGCCTGCTGGGCCACTGCCGTCAGCCTGGGGCCGGGGATCCTGGTGGCCTGGCTGCTGGCCCGCCGGTCCTTTCCGGGACGTATCCTGCTGGATGCGCTGGTGCATCTGCCCCTGGTCCTGCCGCCGGTGGTGACGGGCTACCTGCTATTGCTGCTGTTCGGGCGCAAGGGACCGGTGGGGCAGGTCCTCGCCGAATTCGGGATCGTGTTCGCCTTCAACTGGACCGGGGCGGTTCTGGCCTGTTCGGTCATGGCCTTCCCCCTGCTGGTCCGCGCCATACGCCTGTCGATGGAGGCGGTGGATACGCGGCTGGAAGATACGGCAGCTGGCCTGGGCGCCCCGCCCTGGGCCGTGTTCCTGACCGTCACCCTGCCTTTGTCGCTGCCCGGCATCCTGTCCGGCGCCATCCTGTGCTTTGCCAAGGCGCTGGGGGAGTTCGGGGCCACCATCACCTTCGTCGCCGCCATTCCCGGCGTGACCCAGACGCTGCCCGCCGCCATCTATGGCCTGACCCAGATGCCGGGCGGAGATGCAGCGGCCCTGCGCCTGACTCTGGTCGCCGCCCTGATCGCCATCCTCGCGGTGACAGCCAGCGAGTTGCTGGCGCGCCGCGTACGCCGGCGGGTGGAGGGGCGGGATGCTTGA
- the typA gene encoding translational GTPase TypA, whose translation MQLRNIAIIAHVDHGKTTLVDMLLKQSGTFRENQQVAERAMDSNDLERERGITILAKCTSVVWNDVRINIVDTPGHADFGGEVERILNMVDGVCLLVDSAEGPLPQTKFVLGKALKLGMRPMVVVNKIDRQDARPDEVHNEIFDLFASLDATDEQLDFPTLFASGRNGWAVNSLDDERKDLTPLFELIVNHVPAPKVDSVDAPFTMLATTLEANPYLGRILTGRIQSGRIKTNMAIKSMSRDGKLIEQGRASKVLAFRGLERVPVDEAQAGDIVAIAGLVKTTVADSIVDMSVENALPAQPIDPPTLAMTFSVNDSPLAGREGDKVTSRMIRDRLLREAEGNVALRIRETENADAFEVAGRGELQLGILIETMRREGFELSISRPRVVMKTDTNGQRLEPIEEVVVDVDEDFSGVVVQKIAERKGEMLEMRPSGAGKVRLVFHVPSRGLIGYQGEFLTDTRGTGVINRLFHDYAPYKGPIPGRRNGVLISNAEGEAVAYALWNLEDRGPMMIEPGWKVYEGMIVGEHTRENDLEVNVQKGKKLTNIRTTSKDEAVVLTPPIRMSLEKALSYIQDDELVEVTPKSIRLRKKLLDPNDRKRAERQAEAG comes from the coding sequence ATGCAATTGCGCAATATCGCCATCATCGCCCACGTCGACCATGGCAAGACCACGCTCGTCGACATGCTGCTGAAGCAGTCCGGCACTTTCCGTGAAAACCAGCAGGTCGCCGAGCGCGCGATGGACAGCAACGACCTGGAGCGTGAGCGCGGCATCACGATCCTGGCCAAGTGCACGTCCGTTGTCTGGAACGACGTCCGCATCAACATCGTCGATACCCCGGGCCACGCCGATTTCGGCGGCGAGGTGGAGCGTATCCTGAACATGGTGGACGGCGTCTGCCTGCTGGTGGACAGCGCCGAAGGGCCGCTGCCGCAGACCAAGTTCGTGCTGGGCAAGGCCCTGAAGCTGGGCATGCGCCCGATGGTCGTCGTCAACAAGATCGACCGTCAGGATGCGCGTCCCGACGAAGTGCATAACGAGATTTTCGACCTGTTCGCCTCGCTGGATGCCACCGACGAGCAGCTGGACTTCCCGACCCTGTTCGCGTCGGGCCGTAACGGCTGGGCCGTCAACAGCCTGGATGACGAGCGCAAGGACCTGACCCCGCTGTTCGAGCTGATCGTCAACCATGTGCCGGCCCCCAAGGTTGACAGCGTTGATGCACCGTTCACCATGCTGGCCACCACCCTGGAAGCCAACCCGTACCTGGGCCGCATCCTGACGGGCCGTATCCAGTCCGGCCGCATCAAGACCAACATGGCCATCAAGTCCATGTCCCGCGACGGCAAGCTGATCGAGCAGGGCCGCGCCTCCAAGGTGCTGGCTTTCCGCGGTCTGGAGCGCGTGCCGGTGGACGAGGCGCAGGCCGGTGACATCGTCGCCATCGCCGGTCTGGTGAAGACCACCGTCGCCGACAGCATCGTTGACATGAGCGTTGAAAACGCCCTGCCGGCGCAGCCGATCGATCCGCCGACCCTGGCCATGACCTTCTCGGTCAATGACAGCCCGCTCGCCGGTCGCGAAGGCGACAAGGTCACCAGCCGCATGATCCGCGACCGCCTGCTGCGTGAAGCCGAAGGCAACGTCGCCCTGCGCATCCGCGAGACCGAGAACGCCGACGCGTTCGAAGTGGCGGGCCGTGGCGAGTTGCAGCTGGGCATCCTGATCGAAACCATGCGCCGTGAAGGCTTCGAGCTGTCGATCAGCCGTCCGCGCGTGGTGATGAAGACCGACACCAATGGCCAGCGTCTGGAGCCGATTGAGGAAGTCGTCGTCGACGTGGACGAGGATTTCTCCGGCGTCGTGGTGCAGAAGATTGCCGAGCGTAAGGGCGAGATGCTGGAAATGCGTCCCTCGGGCGCTGGCAAGGTCCGTCTGGTGTTCCACGTCCCCTCGCGCGGCCTGATCGGTTACCAGGGCGAGTTCCTGACCGACACGCGTGGCACCGGCGTTATCAACCGCCTGTTCCACGATTACGCCCCCTACAAGGGCCCGATCCCCGGCCGCCGCAACGGCGTGCTGATCTCCAACGCCGAGGGTGAGGCCGTGGCCTATGCCCTGTGGAACCTGGAAGATCGCGGCCCGATGATGATTGAGCCCGGCTGGAAGGTCTATGAGGGCATGATCGTGGGTGAGCACACCCGCGAGAACGACCTGGAAGTGAATGTCCAGAAGGGCAAGAAGCTGACCAACATCCGCACCACCAGCAAGGATGAAGCCGTCGTCCTGACGCCGCCCATCCGCATGTCCCTGGAAAAGGCCCTGTCCTACATCCAGGACGACGAACTGGTGGAAGTCACGCCGAAGTCCATCCGTCTGCGCAAGAAGCTGCTGGACCCGAACGACCGCAAGCGCGCCGAGCGTCAGGCCGAAGCCGGCTGA
- a CDS encoding ATP-binding cassette domain-containing protein encodes MLDLSLTHRIGTFTLTAELSIGPGVTAITGPSGAGKTTLLSLIAGLSRPSAGRIALDGKVLVDTDSRIWLPPHRRHVGQVFQEARLFPHLNVRHNLLYGRLFGGRRQDGPTLGAIVDLLDIAHLLYRHPRDLSGGERQRVAIGRALLSNPSLLLLDEPLSALDPARKAELLPYLQRLRDGTGLPMLYVTHQSEEVAALATAWLRVDQGVVTVDQ; translated from the coding sequence ATGCTTGATCTGTCGCTAACCCACCGTATCGGCACCTTCACCCTGACCGCCGAGCTGTCCATCGGCCCCGGCGTCACGGCTATCACCGGCCCGTCGGGTGCCGGCAAGACGACCCTGCTGTCTCTGATCGCTGGCCTATCCCGGCCTTCTGCGGGGCGGATCGCGCTAGATGGCAAGGTTCTGGTCGACACCGACAGCCGGATTTGGCTCCCCCCCCACCGCCGCCATGTCGGGCAGGTATTTCAGGAGGCGCGCCTATTCCCCCATCTGAATGTCCGCCACAACCTTCTCTATGGAAGGCTGTTTGGTGGACGCAGGCAGGACGGACCGACGCTGGGTGCCATCGTCGACCTGCTGGATATCGCCCACCTGCTGTACCGCCACCCCCGTGACCTGTCGGGCGGGGAACGGCAGCGGGTGGCCATCGGGCGGGCGCTCCTGTCCAACCCATCCCTGCTGTTGCTGGACGAGCCGCTATCAGCGCTGGACCCCGCCCGCAAGGCGGAACTGCTACCCTACCTGCAGCGCCTACGCGATGGTACGGGCCTGCCCATGCTTTATGTCACCCACCAGAGCGAAGAGGTGGCGGCCCTGGCCACGGCTTGGCTACGGGTCGACCAGGGGGTGGTAACGGTGGATCAGTAG
- the fdxA gene encoding ferredoxin FdxA, with product MPYVVTEACIKCKYTDCVEVCPVDCFYEGENTLVIHPDECIDCGVCEPECPAEAILPDTDPRAEQWLAMNREYAGQWPVINRRKDPLPDADAWKGVPDKFEKHFSPKPGK from the coding sequence ATGCCCTACGTCGTTACCGAGGCCTGCATCAAGTGCAAGTACACTGACTGCGTCGAAGTCTGTCCCGTGGACTGCTTCTATGAGGGTGAGAACACGCTGGTCATCCATCCCGATGAATGCATCGATTGTGGCGTGTGCGAGCCGGAATGCCCCGCCGAGGCCATCCTGCCCGACACCGACCCGCGCGCCGAACAGTGGCTGGCCATGAACCGCGAATATGCTGGGCAGTGGCCGGTCATCAACCGCCGCAAGGACCCGCTGCCCGACGCTGACGCCTGGAAGGGTGTGCCCGACAAGTTCGAGAAGCATTTCAGCCCCAAGCCGGGCAAGTAA
- a CDS encoding L,D-transpeptidase family protein encodes MDIHVARAADGQHVLTWNATPVRCAVGRTGIRLDKREGDGGTPVGAFTLRRVLYRADRLAPPVTGLPTSVINRDDGWCDDPAHPAYNRPVKLPFAASREELWLDSLVYDIIVILGHNDDPPVPGMGSAVFFHLTDAGYGPTAGCVAVQLSDMLPILAAARPGDRMVIAPSPQAMAACDPAGGRGPDCFL; translated from the coding sequence ATGGATATCCATGTCGCCAGGGCCGCCGATGGCCAGCATGTTTTGACCTGGAACGCTACCCCTGTGCGCTGTGCCGTGGGGCGGACGGGTATCCGTCTGGACAAGCGGGAAGGGGATGGGGGCACGCCCGTCGGGGCCTTCACCCTGCGCCGTGTGCTGTACCGCGCCGACCGGCTGGCCCCGCCAGTGACGGGCTTGCCCACATCGGTGATCAACCGGGATGATGGCTGGTGCGATGACCCAGCCCATCCGGCGTATAACCGCCCGGTCAAGCTGCCCTTTGCGGCCAGCCGGGAGGAACTGTGGCTGGACAGCCTTGTCTACGACATCATCGTCATCCTGGGTCACAATGACGACCCGCCGGTGCCGGGTATGGGCAGTGCGGTGTTCTTCCACCTGACCGACGCCGGCTACGGCCCCACGGCGGGCTGTGTGGCGGTGCAGCTTTCCGACATGCTGCCCATCCTGGCGGCAGCCCGGCCTGGCGACCGCATGGTCATCGCGCCATCGCCGCAGGCCATGGCGGCGTGTGACCCGGCAGGTGGGCGGGGGCCGGACTGCTTCTTGTGA
- a CDS encoding DUF938 domain-containing protein has product MMTDEKRHAPATLRNRQPLLDALHPHLPQTGLLLEIASGSGEHAVFLAENLPALTFQPSDPDEDARASIRAWAAESGLPNLRPPLPLDAARPDAWPNVRPDAILCVNMIHIAPWDAAIGLFTGAGRLLQPGAPLCLYGPYKRGGQHTSDSNAAFDADLKARNPAWGVRDLEAVMDLAAANGLTGPDIIQMPANNLTVIFRRT; this is encoded by the coding sequence ATGATGACCGATGAAAAGCGCCACGCGCCCGCCACCCTGCGCAACCGGCAACCGCTGCTGGATGCCCTGCACCCGCATCTGCCGCAAACCGGTCTGCTGCTGGAAATCGCCAGCGGGAGCGGGGAACATGCAGTTTTCCTGGCCGAAAACCTGCCAGCCCTGACATTCCAGCCCAGCGACCCCGACGAGGATGCCCGCGCCAGCATCCGCGCCTGGGCGGCGGAATCCGGGCTGCCCAACCTGCGCCCGCCACTGCCGCTGGACGCCGCTCGCCCCGATGCATGGCCCAATGTCCGGCCTGACGCCATCTTGTGCGTGAACATGATCCATATCGCGCCCTGGGATGCCGCCATCGGCCTGTTCACGGGCGCGGGCCGTCTGCTGCAACCGGGTGCGCCGCTCTGCCTCTACGGCCCTTATAAACGCGGCGGACAGCATACATCCGACAGCAACGCCGCCTTCGATGCCGACCTGAAGGCCCGGAACCCAGCCTGGGGCGTACGCGACCTGGAAGCGGTGATGGACCTCGCTGCCGCCAACGGCCTTACCGGACCGGACATCATCCAGATGCCCGCCAACAACCTGACCGTCATCTTCCGCCGCACCTGA